The genomic segment GGATCCAAACTGGTTATTCCAACCATGCATAATCAATAAGTACCCAATATTAACGTATGAACTAGAATTCATGCCATGGGGCTATGGTAACTCCTTATACAGTGACCTACATATAATAATCGCATGGGGTCTTGTTGCACCAAAAGGTGTTGTTCCTCCTGTTGCTCAAGCTATAGCTAATGGTTCATTGTGGACTAAGTATCCTCAGTATGCTGCATTCCTAGGTATTCCTAATCCTGATCCTTCACTGCAGCAGTGTGTTGCATCATACTTCCATATACCGTATACTCCAGTATCAACCACTACTTCAACCTCAACCACAACCACTACGACTACTACTCCAGTGACTACTACTTCAACGACTACTAGTACTACCACTTCAACTGTTACCTCAACCACTACTGCCGTTTCAACAGTCACTAGCACAGTCACAACCACTGCTGTAAGCACTGTAACATCAACAGCAACCACTACGGCAGTATCAACAGTAACAGTAACCAAACCAGTGGTATCAACAGCATTAATAGCAGGAATAGTAATCATAGTAATAGTCATAGCAGCAGTAGCAGCAATAATAGCGTTGAGGAGAAGATAAGGCAAATAAAAAATTAAGAATCAAATTAAAATATTTATTTTGATTTTATTATTAAGGTTTAAAAAATTCTGGGTATGTCTCTGCATTATGGGTTTGAGTGGTCAGGTTAAGGTTAGGGTTGGTTTAATAGGTGCTGGTGGTATTGCTAACGTTCATGCAAGGTACTATAGGGAGCTTCCCAATGTGGAGTTAGTGGGTGTTGCTGAGGTGGTTAAGGAGCGTGGTGTTGAGTTTGCTAAGAGGTGGAATATTCCTGAGGGGAACGTGTTCACTGATTATAGGGAGATGATTGATAAGCTTAACTTGGATGCGGTTAGTATTACCACGCCGCATAGATTCCACGCTGAACCAACAATATATGCCCTTAAGCATGGTGTTAATGTGCTTGTTGAGAAGCCCATGGCATCAACAGCCGGTGAGGCTCTTGAAATGTATAGGGCTGCCGCCTCATCTGGGAAGATTCTTGAGGTTGGTTTTCAGAATAGGTTTGAGGCTCAGATAATTGCGGCTAAGAGGATTGTAGCCGGTGGTCTCCTTGGGGAATTCTACTATGGTGAAACCCTGGCTGATGGTAGGAGACGTAGAGGTATCCCCACTACTCCAACATTCTACACTAGGGAAATGGCTGGTGGTGGTGTTTTACTCGACTTAGGCTGCTACGCCATTGATAATGCAATGAATATTCTAGGCTTCCCTGAGGTGGTTAGTGTTAGTGGTCATGTTTTCACAGCAATTGGGAGGAGTAGGGATGCTATTGTTGAGGGTGGGTGGGGTGCCTGGGATACTGAGAAGTTTGAGGTTGAGGACTTCGTTGTGGCTAAGATAGTACTTAGGAATGGGGGCGTGTTGATGCTTAAGGAGGCTTGGGCGATGCATAATAATGAGCTTGGTAGACCATTCTACATGGGGACTAGGGGAGGCATTAAGCTTAACCCACTTGAGGTTTACAGGGATGAGTGGGGCCACATGACCACAACCACGGTGCAGTTACCTAATAGGGATGCGTGGAGGGATAAGATTGGTAAATTCATCGATGCTGTGATTAATGGTAAACCATCGCCAATAGACCCGAGGGAAAACGTCTATGAGCAATTCATACTCGAGGCCATATATGAGTCCGCTAGGCAGAATGGTGCTGAGGTTAAGTTAACCATACCTGATGAGGTTAAGCCAATACTAAACCAATACACTAAGGGTGCTTAATAATGGTTGTTAAAGTAGCCTTAGTGAGCTTCGCCCATGTACACGCCCCAGGGCATGTGGAGCAATTGCTTAAGAGGAGTGATGTTGAGGTATTGGGTGCATTCGATGATAATGAGGAGAGGGGTAGGCATTACGCTAATAGGTATGGGTTAAGGTTATTTAAGACAATTGATGAGTTAATTAAGGCTAAGCCAGACATAGCCGTAATTGATTCAGAGACATCAAAGCATAAGTACTACATTGAATTACTGGCTGAAAGCAGTATTCACTTATTCTGCGAGAAGCCTATTGGCGTTAACCTTAAGGATGCCTTAGAGATAAGTAACATAGTTAAGAGGCATGGCGTATTATTCACAACGGGCTTCAACTCAAGGCTTAACCCGGAGAACACTAAGGCTAGGGAAATCCTATCCAGTGGTGCCTTAGGGAAGGTAAGCATGATTAGGGTAAGGGTGGCTCACCCAGGAGCCATTGATAAGTGGTTTAAGGATTGGAGTGAATGGTTCACTGTAAGCCAATACTCAGGGGGTGGTGGTTTCCTTGACCTAGGTATACATGGGGCTGACCTACTAAGGTTCCTGCTTAATGATGAAGCCGTTGAGGTCACGGGCATTGTAAGCAACTTCACGGGTAACTACAATATTGATGATCAAGGAGCAGCAGTGGTAAAGTTCAGTAAGGGGACTTTAGGCATATTGGATGCCGGGTGGACCCAGGTCCTTGAGGGCTTACCCTGGTCACCCCTTGAGATTTACGGTGAGGAAGGTTCATTAATTAGGGTTGAGCTTGGTCTAATGTACTACACTAGGAAACAGAGTGGTTGGTTTAAACCAAGGCTACAGGGCGCGGTTAAAACAACCTTGGACGAACTTATTGACGCCGTTTCCAAGGGGTCTCAATTAAGCGTAGTGATTGATGACGCCGTTAAGGCACAGGAGATAATTGAGGCTGCGTATAGGAGTAGTGCAGAGGGTAGGGTTATTAAATTACCATTAACATGAAGCCGCAGTTAATAATACTGGTATTATTAGTAATAATGGTACTGGCACCATCGGCATTAGCCCTAAACGCAGTGGGTGTGTCGGATAATGGGACAGCTGAGCTTTGGAATGGATCGATAATACACTACTCATACCACGTTAATGCAGTGATGGGTTACTTAACGCTTTACAACGCGTCATTCAC from the Caldivirga maquilingensis IC-167 genome contains:
- a CDS encoding Gfo/Idh/MocA family protein, which codes for MVVKVALVSFAHVHAPGHVEQLLKRSDVEVLGAFDDNEERGRHYANRYGLRLFKTIDELIKAKPDIAVIDSETSKHKYYIELLAESSIHLFCEKPIGVNLKDALEISNIVKRHGVLFTTGFNSRLNPENTKAREILSSGALGKVSMIRVRVAHPGAIDKWFKDWSEWFTVSQYSGGGGFLDLGIHGADLLRFLLNDEAVEVTGIVSNFTGNYNIDDQGAAVVKFSKGTLGILDAGWTQVLEGLPWSPLEIYGEEGSLIRVELGLMYYTRKQSGWFKPRLQGAVKTTLDELIDAVSKGSQLSVVIDDAVKAQEIIEAAYRSSAEGRVIKLPLT
- a CDS encoding Gfo/Idh/MocA family protein yields the protein MGLSGQVKVRVGLIGAGGIANVHARYYRELPNVELVGVAEVVKERGVEFAKRWNIPEGNVFTDYREMIDKLNLDAVSITTPHRFHAEPTIYALKHGVNVLVEKPMASTAGEALEMYRAAASSGKILEVGFQNRFEAQIIAAKRIVAGGLLGEFYYGETLADGRRRRGIPTTPTFYTREMAGGGVLLDLGCYAIDNAMNILGFPEVVSVSGHVFTAIGRSRDAIVEGGWGAWDTEKFEVEDFVVAKIVLRNGGVLMLKEAWAMHNNELGRPFYMGTRGGIKLNPLEVYRDEWGHMTTTTVQLPNRDAWRDKIGKFIDAVINGKPSPIDPRENVYEQFILEAIYESARQNGAEVKLTIPDEVKPILNQYTKGA